Proteins from a genomic interval of Bradyrhizobium sp. CCGB01:
- a CDS encoding O-methyltransferase, producing the protein MNDRPHSPIQDPRINAVLARLQGARQRPTGGGPRSAFNSRDPHAYAEQGFSIHPEQGELIYLLCRGLRATRVAEFATSIGMSTLYFAAAIRDNGGGTVIGSEIVPAKVETARRNLAEAGLADYAEIREGDARQTLRDLGGPVDFVLIDGWPGEAGPSLAREVIEIVAPQLLVGGYVMNDNAEPDYLAFIRDPQNGFVSMTLPLKGGTELSLKVK; encoded by the coding sequence ATGAATGATCGGCCCCACAGCCCGATTCAGGATCCCCGCATCAACGCCGTCCTCGCGCGCCTGCAAGGCGCGCGGCAGCGGCCGACCGGCGGCGGCCCGCGCAGCGCCTTCAACAGCCGTGATCCCCACGCCTATGCAGAGCAGGGCTTTTCGATTCATCCCGAGCAGGGCGAATTGATCTACCTGCTGTGCCGTGGCCTGCGCGCCACGCGTGTGGCCGAGTTCGCCACCTCGATCGGAATGTCCACGCTGTATTTTGCGGCCGCCATCCGCGACAATGGCGGCGGCACCGTGATCGGCTCGGAGATCGTGCCGGCCAAGGTCGAAACCGCCAGGCGCAATCTCGCGGAAGCGGGCCTTGCCGACTATGCCGAGATCCGCGAGGGCGATGCGCGGCAGACGCTGCGCGATCTCGGCGGCCCCGTCGATTTTGTTCTGATCGACGGCTGGCCGGGCGAGGCGGGCCCGTCGCTGGCACGCGAGGTGATCGAGATCGTCGCGCCGCAGCTGCTGGTCGGCGGCTACGTCATGAACGACAACGCCGAGCCCGACTATCTCGCCTTCATCCGCGATCCCCAAAACGGCTTCGTGTCGATGACGCTGCCGCTCAAGGGTGGCACGGAGCTCAGTCTGAAGGTGAAGTGA
- a CDS encoding LysR family transcriptional regulator has translation MDRFDAMRLFVRLVERQSFTAAAADLGIPRSTASEVLRGLEARLGARLLERTTRHVTPTLDGEDYYRRCVAILAEVEEAEAAMRDAQPRGLLRIDAHPLLTRTFILPHLPDFLARHPQLELQIGQGDRLVDLVREGIDCVIRSGEPEDSGMILRRLGTIAEITVASPAYLASHGIPATPDTLDGHQMVAFVSSRTGDVLPLEFSVAGALRHIVLPSRVRVNNSDTMADLARVGFGLVQAPRYRFADDLASGALVEVLADYPPSPTPLSALYPQNRQLALRLRVFLDWISGIFSSAKL, from the coding sequence ATGGATCGCTTTGACGCCATGCGCCTGTTCGTCCGTCTCGTCGAGCGGCAGAGCTTTACGGCTGCGGCGGCTGATCTCGGCATTCCGCGCTCGACCGCGAGCGAGGTGTTACGTGGCCTCGAGGCGCGTCTGGGCGCGCGGCTGCTTGAGCGGACGACGCGGCACGTCACGCCGACGCTCGACGGTGAGGACTACTACCGCCGCTGCGTTGCCATTTTGGCGGAGGTCGAGGAAGCGGAAGCTGCCATGCGCGATGCGCAACCGCGCGGCCTGCTGCGCATCGATGCGCATCCCTTGCTGACCCGCACCTTCATCCTGCCGCACCTGCCGGATTTCCTGGCGCGTCATCCGCAACTCGAATTGCAGATCGGGCAGGGGGACCGGCTGGTTGATCTCGTGCGTGAGGGCATCGATTGCGTGATCCGGTCGGGCGAGCCCGAAGACAGCGGCATGATCCTGCGCCGCCTCGGCACGATCGCGGAGATCACGGTGGCGAGCCCGGCCTATCTCGCCAGCCATGGCATACCCGCGACGCCTGATACGCTCGACGGGCATCAGATGGTCGCATTCGTCTCCTCGCGTACCGGCGATGTGCTGCCGCTGGAATTTTCCGTCGCCGGCGCGCTTCGCCACATCGTGTTGCCGAGCCGGGTTCGCGTCAACAATTCCGACACCATGGCCGATCTCGCACGGGTCGGCTTCGGCCTCGTGCAGGCGCCACGCTATCGCTTCGCGGACGATCTCGCCAGCGGCGCGCTGGTCGAGGTGCTCGCGGATTATCCGCCATCGCCGACGCCGCTCTCCGCGCTCTATCCGCAGAACCGCCAGCTCGCGCTGCGCCTGCGCGTCTTCCTCGACTGGATATCCGGTATTTTTTCTTCGGCGAAGCTGTGA
- a CDS encoding 4-oxalocrotonate tautomerase family protein: MPFANIKIPQAALSRPQKAEIVHRLTALFVDYFGEAARPHTMVLIEEVGDGGYGRADEVFVVPDAYRASDSGASVTSPSD, encoded by the coding sequence ATGCCTTTCGCCAACATCAAGATCCCGCAGGCTGCGCTGTCGCGGCCCCAAAAGGCCGAGATCGTGCACCGCCTCACCGCGCTGTTCGTCGACTATTTCGGCGAGGCGGCGCGGCCGCACACGATGGTGCTGATCGAGGAAGTCGGCGACGGCGGCTATGGCCGCGCCGACGAGGTGTTCGTCGTTCCCGACGCGTATCGTGCCAGCGATTCCGGCGCGTCGGTCACTTCACCTTCAGACTGA
- a CDS encoding SDR family oxidoreductase: protein MTNQHQRAAIVTGGSRGIGAAIARRLAQDGIAVAINYASGQAAAETLVAEIGAAGGRALAVQADLADPATPARLFDAAERSFGGVDILVNNAGVMELGPLAEVTDEAFARQTSINLDSVFRSMREAALRLRDGGRIVSFSSSVIGLYQPGYGVYAATKAAVEAMTHILAKELGGRRITVNAVAPGPVETRLFLEGKSEQQVRATAAMNPFGRLGQPDDIAGVVAFLAGHDSGWVNGQVIRANGGVI, encoded by the coding sequence ATGACCAACCAACATCAGCGCGCCGCCATCGTCACCGGCGGCTCCCGCGGCATCGGCGCAGCGATCGCCCGCCGGCTGGCGCAAGACGGAATCGCGGTTGCGATCAACTATGCGAGCGGCCAAGCGGCTGCCGAGACCCTCGTTGCCGAGATCGGAGCCGCCGGTGGACGCGCCCTCGCTGTCCAGGCTGATCTGGCCGATCCGGCAACGCCGGCGCGGCTGTTCGATGCGGCCGAGCGCAGCTTCGGCGGCGTCGACATCCTCGTCAACAATGCCGGCGTGATGGAGCTCGGGCCGCTCGCTGAGGTGACCGACGAAGCGTTCGCGCGACAGACGTCGATCAACCTCGACAGCGTGTTCCGGTCCATGCGCGAGGCGGCGCTGCGGCTGCGCGACGGTGGCCGTATCGTCAGCTTCTCGTCCAGCGTCATCGGCCTCTATCAGCCCGGCTACGGCGTCTACGCCGCGACCAAGGCCGCGGTCGAGGCCATGACGCACATCCTCGCCAAGGAGCTTGGCGGCCGCCGCATCACCGTCAACGCGGTCGCGCCCGGGCCGGTCGAAACCCGGCTGTTCCTCGAGGGCAAGAGCGAACAGCAGGTGCGCGCGACCGCCGCCATGAACCCGTTCGGCCGCCTCGGCCAGCCCGACGACATCGCCGGCGTCGTCGCCTTCCTTGCGGGACACGACAGCGGCTGGGTCAATGGCCAGGTGATCCGCGCCAATGGCGGCGTGATCTGA